One region of Triticum aestivum cultivar Chinese Spring chromosome 6B, IWGSC CS RefSeq v2.1, whole genome shotgun sequence genomic DNA includes:
- the LOC123138743 gene encoding histone H2B.2-like, which produces MAPKADKKPAAESKVEKAAEKTPAGKKPKAEKRVPAGKTAAKEGGEGKTRGRKKGSKAKKSVETYKIYIFKVLKQVHPDVGISSKAMSIMNSFINDIFEKLAGESAKLARYNKKPTITSREIQTSVRLVLPGELAKHAVSEGTKAVTKFTSS; this is translated from the coding sequence ATGGCCCCCAAGGCAGACAAGAAGCCGGCCGCCGAGAGCAAGGTCGAGAAGGCGGCGGAGAAGACCCCGGCGGGCAAGAAGCCCAAGGCCGAGAAGCGGGTGCCGGCGGGCAAGACGGCGGCCAAGGAGGGCGGCGAGGGCAAGACGAGGGGCCGGAAGAAGGGCAGCAAGGCCAAGAAGAGCGTGGAGACGTACAAGATCTACATCTtcaaggtgctgaagcaggtgcacccggacgtgggcatctcctccaaggccatgtccatcatgaactccttcatcaacgaCATCTTCGAGAAGCTCGCCGGGGAGTCGGCCAAGCTGGCGCGCTACAACAAGAAGCCCACCATCACCTCCCGGGAGATCCAGACCTCCGTCCGCCTCGTCCTCCCCGGCGAGCTCGCCAAGCACGCCGTCTCCGAGGGCACCAAGGCCgtcaccaagttcacctcctcctAG
- the LOC123138744 gene encoding anaphase-promoting complex subunit 4 isoform X2: protein MAEEQMEEAASSSAAASGTPFQLQFDKPIPFQIKLAEWNPEKDLLAMVTDDSKVLLHRFNWQRLWTISPGKCITSICWSPDGKIVALGTEDGLVLLHDVENGKMLRSIKSHDVAIVCLNWAEDEPLSRTDKKDLLSYEDRTTRFFPPAPVMPRIGGLNSGDTGLADENEEAIQAFSSASCQWFNILSTGDKDGCICFSIFGIFPVGKININKVPIHVQSSGKRTSYRLQDVSISKVSLSRNLHQLVLLCSGKLINTDNLSLSYDISVGVHCLHLDTSIFSNRKNELHQVSQQASSIQDLVEVVRASISMMSKQWSNAMNLFHEKFSALPSLLTAHGMESSSEDEFMSLLFGTHTSPALHQFLVSSLGEAGLKRIAKTIESAGRELRIVVSEHLQPAVEIISFRLAELRGLARWRSRFQNIGLDEKLMDGVTERVGMLVVQVERFSRVAATVLYLFQNFFSWVLKCVKILLSEPTDQVPSTNSELVVIFLKFLLDKDPIKQLLETDQIFEWDIDTTKHVEHLVAFGGFTDTQFLERSLAKQFMELEESLKEAFLMPFTTISSQIHCQGLLPLYPVTSSDASPSTSTPASIAFYKDKDSQHSASSYSSTDYICFKIPDGSLNLRNFVAVIKDFCNSRSTSSTPSLSGFLLHIPVEYECVDLSLYKDNQVVLLLSGKSSSESAGRSWMVMLQTENLSFSQLSRTFPANYYNLQELEVLEHQLDTNYGKVRSIPHALSTPLAVSASRGVACVFSSRRHALVYILDEDEDEDEDEDSEME from the exons ATGGCGGAGGAGCAGATGGAGGAGGCGGCGTCGTCGTCCGCGGCGGCCTCCGGCACGCCGTTCCAGCTCCAGTTCGACAAGCCCATCCCCTTCCAG ATCAAACTGGCAGAGTGGAATCCAGAGAAGGATCTCCTTGCTATGGTTACTGATGACTCCAAGGTTCTCCTCCATCGCTTCAACTGGCAACGGCTATGGACTATATCCCCTG GGAAGTGCATCACATCAATTTGCTGGAGCCCTGACGGTAAAATAGTAGCGCTTGGTACAGAAGATGGCTTGGTTCTTTTGCATGATGTTGAG AATGGGAAGATGTTACGAAGTATAAAATCTCATGATGTTGCCATTGTATGTCTGAATTGGGCGGAAGATGAACCACTATCAAGG ACTGACAAGAAAGACTTGTTATCTTATGAAGACCGCACTACACGTTTCTTTCCTCCTGCTCCCGTGATGCCTAGGATAGGTGGGCTCAATTCGGGAGATACTGGTCTTGCAGATGAGAATGAAGAAGCCATTCAGGCATTTTCAAGTGCTTCGTGTCAATGGTTTAATATTCTGTCCACTGGTGATAAAGATGGTTGCATTTGCTTCAGTATTTTTGGAATATTTCCAGTTGGAAAGATA AACATAAATAAGGTTCCAATCCATGTACAATCCTCTGGAAAAAGAACTAGCTACCGACTTCAGGATGTTTCCATAAGCAAG GTCTCTTTATCAAGAAATCTCCATCAGTTGGTTCTTCTGTGCTCCGGAAAGCTGATTAATACTGACAACCTTTCTCTCAGTTATGATATTTCTGTTGGGGTACATTGTTTACACCTTGATACTTCTATCTTTTCCAACAG GAAAAATGAGCTACATCAGGTGTCCCAACAAGCGTCAAGTATTCAAGATCTGGTCGAAGTTGTCCGTGCTTCCATATCTATGATGTCCAAACAATGGTCGAATGCTATGAACTTATTTCATGAGAAATTTAGTGCCTTGCCCTCTCTGCTTACTGCCCATG GGATGGAATCTAGCTCCGAGGATGAGTTTATGAGCCTTTTGTTTGGGACACATACAAGTCCGGCTCTACATCAATTTCTAGTCAGCTCCCTTGGTGAAGCG GGTCTCAAGAGGATAGCTAAAACTATTGAAAGTGCTGGAAGAGAACTTCGTATTGTTGTCAGTGAGCATCTTCAG CCTGCAGTCGAAATTATTTCATTCAGACTTGCAGAACTGAGGGGCCTTGCAAGATGGCGTTCACGATTTCAGAACATTGGGTTAGATGAAAAGCTTATGGATGGTGTAACTGAGAGGGTAGGGATGCTAGTTGTGCAAGTTGAGCGCTTTTCAAGAGTTGCAGCTACTGTTCTTTATCTG TTTCAAAATTTCTTCAGCTGGGTTTTGAAGTGTGTTAAGATATTGTTAAGTGAACCAACCGATCAAGTTCCATCCACAAACAG TGAACTTGTGGTGATTTTTCTGAAGTTTCTTCTTGATAAGGATCCAATCAAGCAGTTACTCGAAACAGATCAGATATTTGAGTGGGATAT TGATACTACGAAACATGTTGAGCATCTAGTAGCTTTTGGAGGATTTACAGACACACAATTTTTGGAAAGGAGTTTGGCCAAGCAATTTATGGAGTTGGAAGAAAG CTTGAAGGAGGCTTTCTTGATGCCATTCACTACTATATCTTCACAAATACATTGTCAAGGATTGCTTCCTCTTTATCCTGTTACATCGTCTGATGCCTCACCATCAACCAGTACTCCAGCATCAATTGCGTTCTATAAg GATAAAGATTCTCAGCATAGTGCTTCTTCATATAGCTCGACTGACTACATATGCTTCAAGATACCTGATGGATCGTTAAATTTAAGAAATTTCGTTGCTGTGATAAAGGACTTCTGCAACTCACGTAGTACCTCCAGCACACCATCACTTTCAGGTTTTCTGTTGCATATACCTGTGGAATACGAGTGTGTTGATCTGTCTCTTTACAAG GACAACCAGGTGGTTTTACTACTTAGTGGAAAGTCCAGCTCTGAAAGTGCCGGGAGATCTTGGATGGTTATGCTGCAGACAGAGAACCTCTCTTTTTCACAGCTCTCAAGAACATTCCCtgcaaattattacaatctccaaGAATTGGAG GTGCTGGAACACCAATTGGATACAAATTATGGAAAAGTTCGTAGCATCCCTCACGCTTTGTCTACTCCGCTGGCAGTCAGTG CCTCAAGAGGAGTGGCTTGCGTCTTCTCATCGCGGAGGCATGCTTTGGTCTATATCCtcgatgaggacgaagacgaggatgaagatgaagattctgAGATGGAGTGA
- the LOC123138744 gene encoding anaphase-promoting complex subunit 4 isoform X1, with protein MAEEQMEEAASSSAAASGTPFQLQFDKPIPFQIKLAEWNPEKDLLAMVTDDSKVLLHRFNWQRLWTISPGKCITSICWSPDGKIVALGTEDGLVLLHDVENGKMLRSIKSHDVAIVCLNWAEDEPLSRTDKKDLLSYEDRTTRFFPPAPVMPRIGGLNSGDTGLADENEEAIQAFSSASCQWFNILSTGDKDGCICFSIFGIFPVGKININKVPIHVQSSGKRTSYRLQDVSISKVSLSRNLHQLVLLCSGKLINTDNLSLSYDISVGVHCLHLDTSIFSNRKNELHQVSQQASSIQDLVEVVRASISMMSKQWSNAMNLFHEKFSALPSLLTAHGMESSSEDEFMSLLFGTHTSPALHQFLVSSLGEAGLKRIAKTIESAGRELRIVVSEHLQPAVEIISFRLAELRGLARWRSRFQNIGLDEKLMDGVTERVGMLVVQVERFSRVAATVLYLFQNFFSWVLKCVKILLSEPTDQVPSTNSELVVIFLKFLLDKDPIKQLLETDQIFEWDIDTTKHVEHLVAFGGFTDTQFLERSLAKQFMELEESLKEAFLMPFTTISSQIHCQGLLPLYPVTSSDASPSTSTPASIAFYKQDKDSQHSASSYSSTDYICFKIPDGSLNLRNFVAVIKDFCNSRSTSSTPSLSGFLLHIPVEYECVDLSLYKDNQVVLLLSGKSSSESAGRSWMVMLQTENLSFSQLSRTFPANYYNLQELEVLEHQLDTNYGKVRSIPHALSTPLAVSASRGVACVFSSRRHALVYILDEDEDEDEDEDSEME; from the exons ATGGCGGAGGAGCAGATGGAGGAGGCGGCGTCGTCGTCCGCGGCGGCCTCCGGCACGCCGTTCCAGCTCCAGTTCGACAAGCCCATCCCCTTCCAG ATCAAACTGGCAGAGTGGAATCCAGAGAAGGATCTCCTTGCTATGGTTACTGATGACTCCAAGGTTCTCCTCCATCGCTTCAACTGGCAACGGCTATGGACTATATCCCCTG GGAAGTGCATCACATCAATTTGCTGGAGCCCTGACGGTAAAATAGTAGCGCTTGGTACAGAAGATGGCTTGGTTCTTTTGCATGATGTTGAG AATGGGAAGATGTTACGAAGTATAAAATCTCATGATGTTGCCATTGTATGTCTGAATTGGGCGGAAGATGAACCACTATCAAGG ACTGACAAGAAAGACTTGTTATCTTATGAAGACCGCACTACACGTTTCTTTCCTCCTGCTCCCGTGATGCCTAGGATAGGTGGGCTCAATTCGGGAGATACTGGTCTTGCAGATGAGAATGAAGAAGCCATTCAGGCATTTTCAAGTGCTTCGTGTCAATGGTTTAATATTCTGTCCACTGGTGATAAAGATGGTTGCATTTGCTTCAGTATTTTTGGAATATTTCCAGTTGGAAAGATA AACATAAATAAGGTTCCAATCCATGTACAATCCTCTGGAAAAAGAACTAGCTACCGACTTCAGGATGTTTCCATAAGCAAG GTCTCTTTATCAAGAAATCTCCATCAGTTGGTTCTTCTGTGCTCCGGAAAGCTGATTAATACTGACAACCTTTCTCTCAGTTATGATATTTCTGTTGGGGTACATTGTTTACACCTTGATACTTCTATCTTTTCCAACAG GAAAAATGAGCTACATCAGGTGTCCCAACAAGCGTCAAGTATTCAAGATCTGGTCGAAGTTGTCCGTGCTTCCATATCTATGATGTCCAAACAATGGTCGAATGCTATGAACTTATTTCATGAGAAATTTAGTGCCTTGCCCTCTCTGCTTACTGCCCATG GGATGGAATCTAGCTCCGAGGATGAGTTTATGAGCCTTTTGTTTGGGACACATACAAGTCCGGCTCTACATCAATTTCTAGTCAGCTCCCTTGGTGAAGCG GGTCTCAAGAGGATAGCTAAAACTATTGAAAGTGCTGGAAGAGAACTTCGTATTGTTGTCAGTGAGCATCTTCAG CCTGCAGTCGAAATTATTTCATTCAGACTTGCAGAACTGAGGGGCCTTGCAAGATGGCGTTCACGATTTCAGAACATTGGGTTAGATGAAAAGCTTATGGATGGTGTAACTGAGAGGGTAGGGATGCTAGTTGTGCAAGTTGAGCGCTTTTCAAGAGTTGCAGCTACTGTTCTTTATCTG TTTCAAAATTTCTTCAGCTGGGTTTTGAAGTGTGTTAAGATATTGTTAAGTGAACCAACCGATCAAGTTCCATCCACAAACAG TGAACTTGTGGTGATTTTTCTGAAGTTTCTTCTTGATAAGGATCCAATCAAGCAGTTACTCGAAACAGATCAGATATTTGAGTGGGATAT TGATACTACGAAACATGTTGAGCATCTAGTAGCTTTTGGAGGATTTACAGACACACAATTTTTGGAAAGGAGTTTGGCCAAGCAATTTATGGAGTTGGAAGAAAG CTTGAAGGAGGCTTTCTTGATGCCATTCACTACTATATCTTCACAAATACATTGTCAAGGATTGCTTCCTCTTTATCCTGTTACATCGTCTGATGCCTCACCATCAACCAGTACTCCAGCATCAATTGCGTTCTATAAg CAGGATAAAGATTCTCAGCATAGTGCTTCTTCATATAGCTCGACTGACTACATATGCTTCAAGATACCTGATGGATCGTTAAATTTAAGAAATTTCGTTGCTGTGATAAAGGACTTCTGCAACTCACGTAGTACCTCCAGCACACCATCACTTTCAGGTTTTCTGTTGCATATACCTGTGGAATACGAGTGTGTTGATCTGTCTCTTTACAAG GACAACCAGGTGGTTTTACTACTTAGTGGAAAGTCCAGCTCTGAAAGTGCCGGGAGATCTTGGATGGTTATGCTGCAGACAGAGAACCTCTCTTTTTCACAGCTCTCAAGAACATTCCCtgcaaattattacaatctccaaGAATTGGAG GTGCTGGAACACCAATTGGATACAAATTATGGAAAAGTTCGTAGCATCCCTCACGCTTTGTCTACTCCGCTGGCAGTCAGTG CCTCAAGAGGAGTGGCTTGCGTCTTCTCATCGCGGAGGCATGCTTTGGTCTATATCCtcgatgaggacgaagacgaggatgaagatgaagattctgAGATGGAGTGA
- the LOC123138744 gene encoding anaphase-promoting complex subunit 4 isoform X3 yields the protein MAEEQMEEAASSSAAASGTPFQLQFDKPIPFQIKLAEWNPEKDLLAMVTDDSKVLLHRFNWQRLWTISPGKCITSICWSPDGKIVALGTEDGLVLLHDVENGKMLRSIKSHDVAIVCLNWAEDEPLSRTDKKDLLSYEDRTTRFFPPAPVMPRIGGLNSGDTGLADENEEAIQAFSSASCQWFNILSTGDKDGCICFSIFGIFPVGKININKVPIHVQSSGKRTSYRLQDVSISKVSLSRNLHQLVLLCSGKLINTDNLSLSYDISVGVHCLHLDTSIFSNRKNELHQVSQQASSIQDLVEVVRASISMMSKQWSNAMNLFHEKFSALPSLLTAHGMESSSEDEFMSLLFGTHTSPALHQFLVSSLGEAGLKRIAKTIESAGRELRIVVSEHLQPAVEIISFRLAELRGLARWRSRFQNIGLDEKLMDGVTERFQNFFSWVLKCVKILLSEPTDQVPSTNSELVVIFLKFLLDKDPIKQLLETDQIFEWDIDTTKHVEHLVAFGGFTDTQFLERSLAKQFMELEESLKEAFLMPFTTISSQIHCQGLLPLYPVTSSDASPSTSTPASIAFYKQDKDSQHSASSYSSTDYICFKIPDGSLNLRNFVAVIKDFCNSRSTSSTPSLSGFLLHIPVEYECVDLSLYKDNQVVLLLSGKSSSESAGRSWMVMLQTENLSFSQLSRTFPANYYNLQELEVLEHQLDTNYGKVRSIPHALSTPLAVSASRGVACVFSSRRHALVYILDEDEDEDEDEDSEME from the exons ATGGCGGAGGAGCAGATGGAGGAGGCGGCGTCGTCGTCCGCGGCGGCCTCCGGCACGCCGTTCCAGCTCCAGTTCGACAAGCCCATCCCCTTCCAG ATCAAACTGGCAGAGTGGAATCCAGAGAAGGATCTCCTTGCTATGGTTACTGATGACTCCAAGGTTCTCCTCCATCGCTTCAACTGGCAACGGCTATGGACTATATCCCCTG GGAAGTGCATCACATCAATTTGCTGGAGCCCTGACGGTAAAATAGTAGCGCTTGGTACAGAAGATGGCTTGGTTCTTTTGCATGATGTTGAG AATGGGAAGATGTTACGAAGTATAAAATCTCATGATGTTGCCATTGTATGTCTGAATTGGGCGGAAGATGAACCACTATCAAGG ACTGACAAGAAAGACTTGTTATCTTATGAAGACCGCACTACACGTTTCTTTCCTCCTGCTCCCGTGATGCCTAGGATAGGTGGGCTCAATTCGGGAGATACTGGTCTTGCAGATGAGAATGAAGAAGCCATTCAGGCATTTTCAAGTGCTTCGTGTCAATGGTTTAATATTCTGTCCACTGGTGATAAAGATGGTTGCATTTGCTTCAGTATTTTTGGAATATTTCCAGTTGGAAAGATA AACATAAATAAGGTTCCAATCCATGTACAATCCTCTGGAAAAAGAACTAGCTACCGACTTCAGGATGTTTCCATAAGCAAG GTCTCTTTATCAAGAAATCTCCATCAGTTGGTTCTTCTGTGCTCCGGAAAGCTGATTAATACTGACAACCTTTCTCTCAGTTATGATATTTCTGTTGGGGTACATTGTTTACACCTTGATACTTCTATCTTTTCCAACAG GAAAAATGAGCTACATCAGGTGTCCCAACAAGCGTCAAGTATTCAAGATCTGGTCGAAGTTGTCCGTGCTTCCATATCTATGATGTCCAAACAATGGTCGAATGCTATGAACTTATTTCATGAGAAATTTAGTGCCTTGCCCTCTCTGCTTACTGCCCATG GGATGGAATCTAGCTCCGAGGATGAGTTTATGAGCCTTTTGTTTGGGACACATACAAGTCCGGCTCTACATCAATTTCTAGTCAGCTCCCTTGGTGAAGCG GGTCTCAAGAGGATAGCTAAAACTATTGAAAGTGCTGGAAGAGAACTTCGTATTGTTGTCAGTGAGCATCTTCAG CCTGCAGTCGAAATTATTTCATTCAGACTTGCAGAACTGAGGGGCCTTGCAAGATGGCGTTCACGATTTCAGAACATTGGGTTAGATGAAAAGCTTATGGATGGTGTAACTGAGAGG TTTCAAAATTTCTTCAGCTGGGTTTTGAAGTGTGTTAAGATATTGTTAAGTGAACCAACCGATCAAGTTCCATCCACAAACAG TGAACTTGTGGTGATTTTTCTGAAGTTTCTTCTTGATAAGGATCCAATCAAGCAGTTACTCGAAACAGATCAGATATTTGAGTGGGATAT TGATACTACGAAACATGTTGAGCATCTAGTAGCTTTTGGAGGATTTACAGACACACAATTTTTGGAAAGGAGTTTGGCCAAGCAATTTATGGAGTTGGAAGAAAG CTTGAAGGAGGCTTTCTTGATGCCATTCACTACTATATCTTCACAAATACATTGTCAAGGATTGCTTCCTCTTTATCCTGTTACATCGTCTGATGCCTCACCATCAACCAGTACTCCAGCATCAATTGCGTTCTATAAg CAGGATAAAGATTCTCAGCATAGTGCTTCTTCATATAGCTCGACTGACTACATATGCTTCAAGATACCTGATGGATCGTTAAATTTAAGAAATTTCGTTGCTGTGATAAAGGACTTCTGCAACTCACGTAGTACCTCCAGCACACCATCACTTTCAGGTTTTCTGTTGCATATACCTGTGGAATACGAGTGTGTTGATCTGTCTCTTTACAAG GACAACCAGGTGGTTTTACTACTTAGTGGAAAGTCCAGCTCTGAAAGTGCCGGGAGATCTTGGATGGTTATGCTGCAGACAGAGAACCTCTCTTTTTCACAGCTCTCAAGAACATTCCCtgcaaattattacaatctccaaGAATTGGAG GTGCTGGAACACCAATTGGATACAAATTATGGAAAAGTTCGTAGCATCCCTCACGCTTTGTCTACTCCGCTGGCAGTCAGTG CCTCAAGAGGAGTGGCTTGCGTCTTCTCATCGCGGAGGCATGCTTTGGTCTATATCCtcgatgaggacgaagacgaggatgaagatgaagattctgAGATGGAGTGA